A single genomic interval of Bos javanicus breed banteng chromosome 8, ARS-OSU_banteng_1.0, whole genome shotgun sequence harbors:
- the PGAP4 gene encoding post-GPI attachment to proteins factor 4, giving the protein MSTSTSPAAMLLRRLRRLSWGSTAVQLFILTVVTFGLLAPLACHRLLHSYFYLRHWHLNQMSQEFLQQSLKEGEAALHYFEELPSANGSVPIVWQATPRPWLVITIITVDRQPGFHYVLQVVSQFHRLLQQCGPQCEGHQLFLCNVERSVSHFDAKLLSKYVPVANRYEGTEDDYGDDPSTNSFEKEKQDYVYCLESSLQTYNPDYVLMVEDDAVPEEQIFPVLEHLLRARFSEPHLQDALYLKLYHPERLQHYINPEPMRILEWLGVGMLLGPLLTWIYMRFASRPGFSWPVMLFFSLYSMGLVELVGRHYFLELRRLSPSLYSVVPASQCCTPAMLFPAPAARRTLTYLSQVYCHKGFGKDMALYSLLRAKGERAYVVEPNLVKHIGLFSSLRYNFHPSLL; this is encoded by the coding sequence ATGAGCACTTCAACCTCTCCAGCTGCCATGCTCCTCCGGAGGCTGAGGCGGCTCTCTTGGGGCAGCACCGCTGTCCAGCTCTTCATCTTAACAGTGGTGACCTTTGGTCTGCTGGCCCCGCTGGCCTGTCACCGGCTTCTGCACTCTTACTTCTACCTTCGCCACTGGCATCTGAACCAAATGAGCCAAGAGTTCCTGCAGCAGAGCTTGAAAGAAGGTGAAGCTGCCCTGCACTACTTTGAGGAGCTGCCCTCTGCCAACGGCTCGGTGCCCATCGTCTGGCAGGCCACGCCGCGGCCCTGGCTGGTGATCACCATCATCACTGTGGACAGGCAGCCTGGCTTCCACTACGTCCTGCAGGTGGTGTCCCAGTTCCACCGGCTCCTTCAACAGTGTGGCCCCCAATGTGAGGGGCACCAACTCTTCCTGTGCAACGTGGAGCGGAGCGTGAGCCATTTTGATGCCAAGCTGCTGTCCAAGTACGTCCCTGTGGCCAACCGCTATGAGGGCACCGAGGATGACTATGGCGATGACCCTTCCACCAACTCGTTTGAGAAGGAGAAGCAGGACTACGTCTATTGTCTGGAATCCTCCCTGCAGACCTACAACCCAGACTATGTCCTGATGGTGGAAGATGATGCCGTCCCAGAGGAGCAGATCTTTCCAGTCCTGGAGCACCTTCTGCGGGCTCGCTTCTCTGAGCCCCACCTCCAAGATGCCCTCTATTTGAAGCTCTATCACCCCGAGAGGCTCCAGCACTACATCAACCCGGAGCCCATGCGTATCCTGGAGTGGCTCGGTGTCGGCATGTTGCTGGGGCCCTTACTAACCTGGATATACATGCGGTTTGCCAGCCGCCCGGGGTTTAGCTGGCCCGTCATGCTCTTCTTCTCCCTGTACAGCATGGGTCTGGTGGAGCTGGTGGGCCGCCACTACTTCCTGGAGCTGCGGCGGCTGAGTCCTTCCCTGTACAGCGTGGTCCCCGCTTCACAGTGTTGCACCCCTGCCATGCTCTTCCCTGCCCCTGCGGCCCGCCGGACCCTCACCTACCTGTCCCAGGTTTACTGCCACAAGGGCTTCGGCAAGGACATGGCACTGTACTCACTGTTGAGGGCCAAGGGGGAACGGGCCTACGTGGTGGAGCCCAATCTCGTGAAACACATCGGACTCTTCTCCAGCCTTCGGTACAACTTTCACCCCAGTCTGCTCTAG